Part of the Pseudomonas sp. M30-35 genome is shown below.
GCCATTCATGATGCGCAAGAAGCCTGCTGCTTGTTCGAAGGTCTTGTCGCCCAGACGCGGCACTTTCTTCAGGTCATCACGGGATTTGAATGCGCCGTTGGCATCGCGGTGGGCAACGATATTCTGCGCCAAGGTGCTGTTGAGGCCCGAGATACGAGCGAGCAGGGCGCTGGATGCGGTGTTCACATCTACGCCGACGGCGTTCACACAGTCTTCGACTACGGCATCCAGACCACGGGCCAGTTTCAGCTGGGACACGTCATGCTGGTATTGACCAACGCCAATTGATTTCGGATCTATTTTCACCAGCTCAGCCAGTGGGTCTTGCAGGCGTCGGGCAATGGATACCGCGCCACGAATCGTCACGTCGAGATCAGGAAACTCTTTGGCCGCCAATTCAGATGCCGAGTAGACCGAGGCGCCTGCTTCCGAGACCATGACTTTGGTGGCTTTAAGTGCTGGATATTTTTTGATCAGCTCAATCGCCAGCTTGTCGCTTTCACGGCTCGCGGTGCCATTGCCAATCGCAATCAGGTCTACCGAGTGTTTGGCGCACATCGCCGCCAGCACCGAGATGGTCTGATCCCACTGGTTCTTCGGCGCATGTGGATAAACCGTAGCACTGTCGAGCAGTTTACCGGTGGCATCGACCACCGCGATTTTGCAGCCGGTGCGCAAGCCAGGGTCGAGGCCCAAGGTTGCCCGCGGGCCAGCCGGGGCGGCGAGCAGCAAATCATTGAGGTTACGGGCGAATACTGAAATAGCTTCGTTTTCGGCGTTTTCACGCAGGTCGCCGAGCAGGTCGGTTTCAAGGTGAGTATAGAGCTTGACCTTCCAGGTCCAGCGCACTACTTCAGCCAGCCACTTATCGGCTGGACGCCCTTGATTGCTGATGCCGAAGCGCTCGGCAATCATGCCCTCACACGGATGCATGGTGCCCGGCAACTCGTCGCCGACTTTCAGGCTCGAACTGAGGATGCCCTCGTTGCGGCCACGGAAAATTGCCAATGCCCGGTGTGAAGGCATGTTTTTGAGCTTTTCATCGTGCTCAAAGTAGTCGCGGAACTTCGCACCTTCAGTTTCTTTGCCCGCAACCAGGCGTGCGCTGATGGTCGCGTTGTCGCTCATGAAGCTGCGCAGGCTGGTCAGCAAGGTGGCGTCTTCAGCGAAGCGCTCCATGAGAATGTATTTGGCGCCTTCGAGCACTGCTTTGCTGTCGGCGAAGCCTTTTTCCGCATCGATAAACCGAGTCGCTTCGGTTTCAGGTGTCAGGCTCGGGTCGTTAAACAGCGCATCGGCCAACTCGCCGATACCTGCTTCCAAGGCAATCTGGCCCTTGGTGCGGCGCTTTTGTTTGTACGGCAGGTACAAATCTTCGAGGCGTGTTTTGGTGTCGGCAAGACTGATTTCGCGTTGCAACTCGGGGGTTAGCTTGCCTTGTTCTTCGATGCTGGCAAGAATGCTGGCGCGGCGATCATCCAACTCACGCAGGTAGCGCAGGCGCTCTTCCAGATTACGCAGCTGAGTGTCATCCAGACTGCCGGTGACCTCTTTACGGTAGCGAGAGATGAACGGTACGGTCGAGCCTTCATCGAGCAGCGCTACGGCGGCGGCAACCTGTTGTGGGCGTACGCCCAGTTCTTCGGCGATGCGGTTGTTGATGCTATCCATATATAAAAAACTACCCACACTGGATCGAAAAACCAGCCTCGCAAACAATTGG
Proteins encoded:
- a CDS encoding Tex family protein: MDSINNRIAEELGVRPQQVAAAVALLDEGSTVPFISRYRKEVTGSLDDTQLRNLEERLRYLRELDDRRASILASIEEQGKLTPELQREISLADTKTRLEDLYLPYKQKRRTKGQIALEAGIGELADALFNDPSLTPETEATRFIDAEKGFADSKAVLEGAKYILMERFAEDATLLTSLRSFMSDNATISARLVAGKETEGAKFRDYFEHDEKLKNMPSHRALAIFRGRNEGILSSSLKVGDELPGTMHPCEGMIAERFGISNQGRPADKWLAEVVRWTWKVKLYTHLETDLLGDLRENAENEAISVFARNLNDLLLAAPAGPRATLGLDPGLRTGCKIAVVDATGKLLDSATVYPHAPKNQWDQTISVLAAMCAKHSVDLIAIGNGTASRESDKLAIELIKKYPALKATKVMVSEAGASVYSASELAAKEFPDLDVTIRGAVSIARRLQDPLAELVKIDPKSIGVGQYQHDVSQLKLARGLDAVVEDCVNAVGVDVNTASSALLARISGLNSTLAQNIVAHRDANGAFKSRDDLKKVPRLGDKTFEQAAGFLRIMNGDNPLDASAVHPETYPLVQRIAKDTNRDIRSLIGDSSFLKRLDPKQYTDETFGLVTIGDILQELEKPGRDPRPEFKTAEFQEGVETLKDLQLGMILEGVVTNVTNFGAFVDIGVHQDGLVHISALSEKFIKDPHEAVKAGEVVKVKVMEVDIPRNRIALSMRMSDTPGEKVEGPRGGGNRGNNSRSNTPAPRPENKPAPVNNAMASLFANAKQLKKK